From Trichoderma atroviride chromosome 1, complete sequence, one genomic window encodes:
- a CDS encoding uncharacterized protein (EggNog:ENOG41) — protein sequence MAPKSKIILDTDPGVDDVMALLLALSASPEELELAMISVTYGNVPLQCCLRNVAALYHVLEKEFEWRKSQGRPEGYETLKAHKTIVAAGAEHSLADPVLAADYFHGADGLHNVHDIHTDLSPAETWKALFDKEDGNDHTSSYPRFTPSKEPAHKEMLRLLRENPADTISILAVGPLTNVALAATEDPETFLKVKELIVMGGAVEVPGNVTPSAEFNTYADPLAAALVYALSSPSPASTMPPIPSNVNIKPYPAKLSRRLTVTLCPLDITERHAINKNYFVETVQPYIDAGSPLARWASHFINGAFNKIDSMEGDGNEPALALHDPFTVWYVLTHDDPRWKVPAKPEDLRVETVGQWTKGSYILDKRIRSKPGEAALVDLTDDVEADPHLVTLDEVPGDTMGWLSVRKGNRIRRVIGTPGENTFKEVWMQRVFG from the exons ATGGCACCAAAATCTAAAATCATATTGGACACTGATCCAG GTGTTGACGATGTCATGGCCCTTCTCCTGGCCCTCAGCGCCTCTCCCGAGGAGCTTGAGTTGGCCATGATCTCAGTCACGTACGGCAACGTTCCTCTACAATG CTGCCTTCGCAACGTAGCTGCGTTGTACCACGTCCTAGAAAAGGAATTCGAGTGGAGGAAGTCCCAGGGTCGCCCAGAAGGCTATGAGACCTTGAAGGCCCACAAGACCATcgtggctgctggtgctgaacATTCACTGGCAGACCCTGTCTTGGCTGCTGATTACTTCC ATGGCGCTGATGGGTTGCACAACGTCCATGATATACACACTGACTTGAGCCCCGCCGAAACTTGGAAGGCCCTCTTCGATAAAGAAGACGGCAATGACCACACCTCATCCTACCCACGCTTCACCCCATCCAAGGAGCCCGCCCACAAAGAAATGCTGCGTCTTCTCAGAGAGAACCCTGCAGACACCATCAGCATTCTCGCCGTTGGGCCCCTCACAAACGTTGCACTGGCTGCTACCGAGGACCCTGAGACGttcctcaaggtcaaggagctgATAGTCATGGGCGGAGCCGTCGAGGTCCCCGGTAACGTCACTCCCTCGGCAGAGTTCAACACTTACGCGGACCCCCTTGCCGCCGCTCTTGTCTATGCTCTTTCATCGCCCAGCCCAGCATCGACAATGCCCCCCATTCCTAGCAACGTCAACATCAAGCCGTACCCTGCGAAACTCTCTCGCCGACTTACAGTAACTCTGTGCCCACTAGACATTACGGAACGCCatgccatcaacaagaacTACTTTGTCGAAACGGTTCAGCCCTACATTGATGCCGGCAGCCCTCTTGCTCGATGGGCTAGCCACTTCATCAACGGAGCTTTCAACAAGATCGACTCTATGGAGGGTGATGGCAACGAGCCAGCCCTGGCATTGCATGATCCCTTCACAGTTTGGTACGTGCTGACCCACGACGACCCCCGATGGAAGGTGCCCGCGAAGCCTGAAGATCTCCGAGTCGAGACAGTCGGGCAGTGGACCAAGGGATCGTACATCCTGGACAAGCGTATTAGATCCAAGCCCGGTGAGGCTGCTCTGGTGGATCTGACAGATGACGTTGAGGCCGACCCTCATCTCGTCACTCTGGATGAGGTCCCCGGCGACACAATGGGATGGTTGAGCGTCCGCAAGGGAAACAGAATCAGGCGGGTGATTGGAACCCCTGGAGAGAACACCTTCAAAGAGGTATGGATGCAGCGCGTATTTGGTTAA
- a CDS encoding uncharacterized protein (BUSCO:EOG092D21TB) gives MIHPSRQAYVEEAEHSTGIALEDLPEDHDYEMNMGDGAPPEKASAILSQFNRKRLAATIAVPTDDGRVRARLREMGEPMTLFGEGPADRRDRLRELLTIQAEMAGLESGDITMEDADEAEEEEQEEEFYSRGGPELLQARINIAEFSLPRAKRRTAFQKIESTIPLRTHVKFRKQIKERLQAFELQGSQTVGERHISMTRFSPNGELVAVGNWGGQVKLVEIPNLTEKMSFRGHNNKISGLSWFPGATLPESGVSPDSVNLASGGAEGMVHVWSLNQDTPLSSFKGHSQRVCRVEFHPSGRYLASASEDTSWRLWDVESNAELLLQEGHSRGVYAISFNTDGSLLASAGLDSIGRIWDLRSGRTVMILDGHMDGHIKPIHALDWSSDGHRVLSGSADGWIKCWDVRKVQRSGGIGAHNSAVSDMRWFKGLDDPLLGIPPGQDDKGMQLPKKAGTFFVSSGFDRNVKIFSADDWTLVQTLSGHTAPVASVDYSRDGRWIVSGGHDRTVKLWGRNDGEAL, from the coding sequence ATGATACACCCATCACGGCAAGCATATGTGGAGGAAGCAGAGCATAGCACGGGCATTGCTCTGGAAGACCTCCCAGAAGACCATGATTACGAGATGAACATGGGCGATGGCGCCCCGCCCGAGAAGGCATCCGCCATCCTCAGCCAGTTCAATCGAAAACGACTTGCTGCCACCATTGCTGTCCCTACCGACGATGGCCGAGTTCGTGCTAGGTTACGAGAGATGGGAGAGCCCATGACCCTCTTCGGCGAGGGGCCAGCCGATCGCCGAGACCGACTGCGAGAGCTTCTCACCATCCAGGCAGAAATGGCTGGACTGGAGAGCGGCGACATCACCATGGAGGATGCCGAcgaagcagaggaggaggagcaagaggaggaattCTATTCGAGAGGAGGTCCAGAACTACTACAAGCCCGCATCAACATTGCAGAATTCTCACTGCCtcgagcaaaaagaaggacgGCGTTTCAAAAAATAGAATCTACAATCCCCTTGCGGACACATGTCAAGTTTCGGAAGCAAATCAAAGAGCGGCTACAGGCATTTGAGCTGCAAGGGAGTCAGACTGTTGGTGAGAGGCATATAAGCATGACAAGATTCTCCCCCAACGGAGAGTTGGTTGCTGTTGGTAACTGGGGTGGTCAAGTCAAGCTGGTTGAGATACCTAATTTGACGGAGAAGATGAGCTTCCGTGGACATAACAATAAAATCAGCGGCCTCTCGTGGTTTCCTGGGGCTACCCTGCCGGAGAGTGGAGTTTCCCCAGACTCTGTCAACCTTGCCTCTGGCGGTGCCGAGGGGATGGTCCATGTATGGTCTTTGAACCAGGACACCCCTTTGTCAAGCTTCAAGGGGCACTCGCAGAGAGTTTGCCGGGTGGAGTTTCATCCATCTGGCCGGTACCTCGCATCCGCTTCGGAGGATACATCATGGCGACTCTGGGACGTGGAATCAAATGCGGAGCTTCTACTTCAAGAGGGCCACTCCCGTGGTGTATACGCCATTAGTTTTAATACGGATGGCTCTCTGCTTGCTAGCGCAGGCCTGGATAGCATTGGACGAATATGGGATCTACGGTCAGGACGCACCGTAATGATTCTCGACGGCCATATGGATGGACACATCAAGCCAATACACGCTTTGGACTGGAGCTCCGATGGGCACCGAGTTCTATCTGGCTCTGCTGATGGGTGGATAAAATGCTGGGACGTCCGAAAAGTACAGAGGTCCGGTGGCATCGGTGCTCATAACAGCGCTGTTTCCGACATGCGGTGGTTCAAAGGCTTGGACGACCCTCTGCTCGGAATCCCACCGGGCCAAGACGACAAGGGAATGCAGCTGCCCAAGAAGGCAGGGACATTTTTCGTCTCAAGCGGCTTTGACCGAAATGTGAAGATCTTCTCAGCTGATGATTGGACCTTGGTTCAAACACTGAGCGGGCACACAGCTCCTGTTGCCAGCGTCGACTACAGCAGAGATGGACGGTGGATTGTGAGTGGAGGGCACGACCGCACAGTCAAGCTCTGGGGAAGAAATGACGGCGAGGCGCTATAG
- a CDS encoding uncharacterized protein (EggNog:ENOG41~SECRETED:SignalP(1-23)~TransMembrane:5 (n6-16c23/24o242-261i273-289o301-320i340-360o366-392i)): MWFSKATAVAAAAAALNMGTASAATSSFCPTSGVCFEWGVPDATAKANSGDIFFQLKAPTSWQWIGLGIGTSMPDSNMFIMYQDGKGNVTLSTRPGANHVMPTYKARSDVELLAGSGVVGGNMVANVRCSNCTNLDFSGQSNWISAWKSGDSLDSTNPAATITQHDSMSLFQVNLGKASISSDSNPFTGSSASSGGSNSGSNPASSSSGDGDGDGNGNGSAVSGVSGGSTPSQTLSTAHGTIMSIVFVILYPLGSSLMPLVGKWYIHASWQTIAFLLMWAGFGIGVFIARQDGIFFHQAHTRLGVILVCLVSLQPIFGIIHHVNYLKAQRRGIFGHLHCWYGRALMIIGIVNGGLGLQLGDAPTRYIIAYSVVAGVTAIVYVASITLGWTVIRRRRDQPKDASSS; the protein is encoded by the exons ATGTGGTTCTCAAAGGCCAcggccgtggctgctgctgccgccgctctcA ACATGGGCactgcttcagctgctaCTTCCTCCTTCTGTCCCACCTCGGGCGTTTGCTTCGAATGGGGAGTCCCCGACGCCACGGCAAAGGCAAACTCGGgcgacatcttcttccagctcaaGGCCCCGACATCATGGCAATGGATCGGCCTCGGCATCGGCACCTCCATGCCCGACTCCAACATGTTCATCATGTACCAGGACGGCAAGGGAAACGTCACGCTCAGCACGAGGCCCGGCGCGAACCACGTCATGCCGACTTACAAGGCGAGAAGCGACGTCGAGCTCCTGGCGGGCTCTGGCGTCGTTGGCGGCAACATGGTCGCCAATGTTCGATGCAGCAACTGCACAAATCTCGACTTCTCCGGCCAGTCGAATTGGATCTCGGCGTGGAAGTCGGGCGATTCTTTGGACTCGACAAATCCGGCTGCGACCATCACCCAGCACGACAGCATGAGTCTGTTCCAGGTCAACCTAGGcaaggccagcatcagctcCGATTCAAACCCCTTTACAGGATCCAGTGCTAGCAGCGGCGGAagcaacagcggcagcaatcctgcatcttccagctctggcgatggcgatggcgatggaaatggcaatggcagtgCGGTTTCTGGTGTCTCAGGCGGCTCGACGCCGAGCCAGACTCTGTCCACTGCCCACGGCACCATCATGtccatcgtcttcgtcattcTGTATCCTCTCGGCTCCAGCTTGATGCCGCTGGTTGGAAAGTGGTACATCCACGCATCATGGCAGACGATTGCTTTCTTGCTCATGTGGGCTGGATTCGGAATCGGCGTCTTTATTGCCAGACAGGATGGCATT TTCTTCCACCAAGCCCACACTCGCTTGGGAGTCATTCTCGTTTGTCTCGTCAGTCTGCAGCCCATCTTTGGAATCATCCACCACGTCAACTACCTCAAGGCTCAGCGTCgcggcatctttggccaCCTTCACTGCTGGTATGGACGAGCATTGATGATTATCGGAATCGTCAACGGCGGTCTCGGCTTGCAGCTCGGTGACGCTCCTACTCGCTACATCATTGCTTATTCCGTCGTGGCGGGAGTTACGGCAATCGTCTATGTGGCTTCCATCACTCTTGGGTGGACCGTGATCCGTAGGAGACGAGACCAGCCAAAGGACGCAAGCTCTTCATaa